From Canis aureus isolate CA01 chromosome 7, VMU_Caureus_v.1.0, whole genome shotgun sequence, a single genomic window includes:
- the ADGRF4 gene encoding adhesion G protein-coupled receptor F4 isoform X1 yields MKMKSQATMICCLMLFLATECSHYRSKMHIKDGDKPQHPEGKLKTGRIQEKCHGPCITTSNCSQPCAQHFRGEIGFTCHQNKWQKSTETCTSLSVETLFKDFNSASRLSLAASSIPVHVLDFRAPEPMESVAQGIRRNCPVDYACILDVVKSSEATSGNIAFIVELLRNISTDLSDNVTREKMKSYSEVANHILDTAAISNWAFIPDKNTSSDLLQSVNLFARQLHIHNESENIADELFIQAKGLLINHNTSEKKFNFSVSMNNTTEGILGVIEIPRQELWKLPPNASQAISIAFPTLGAILKEVHLQNVSLPRPVNGLVLSVILPEQLKQVLFTFEKINKSQNARAHCVGWHSRKRRWDENACETTLEIMNKVKCLCNYTNMVMSFSILMSPKSIENKVLDYITCIGLSISIVSLILCLIIEAVVWSRVVVTEISYMRHVCIVNIAVSLLIANVWFIINSNFYKKVQDSNWCVALTFFSHFFYLSLFFWMFFKALLIIYGILVVFRRMMKSRMMAIGFAIGYGCPLIIAGTTVAVTVPEKGYMRPDACWLNWDNTKALLAFAIPALVIVAVNLVVVLVVAVNTQRPSIGSSKSQDLAIIMRISKNVAILTPLLGLTWGFGIATLIEDTSLIFHIIFALLNAFQGFFILLFGTIMDRKIRDALRMRMSSLKGRSRAAENASLSPTNGSKLMNR; encoded by the exons GATGGAGATAAACCTCAACATCCTGAAGGGAAACTCAAGACTGGAAGGATACAAG agAAATGCCATGGACCTTGCATCACCACTTCCAACTGCAGCCAGCCCTGTGCTCAGCACTTTCGTGGAGAAATAGGATTTACATGTCATCAAAACAAGTGGCAAAAATCAACTGAAACGTGTACAAGCCTTTCTGTGGAAACACTCTTTAAG gactTCAATAGTGCGTCACGCCTTTCCCTAGCAGCATCATCCATACCTGTTCATGTACTTGATTTTCGAGCTCCAGAGCCCATGGAGAGTGTAGCCCAAGGAATCCGCAGGAACTGTCCAGTTGACTATGCCTGCATCCTCGATGTTGTGAAATCATCAGAAGCCACATCTGGAAACATTGCATTTATAGTGGAgttattaagaaatatttctacAGATTTGTCTGATAATGTTACCCGAGAAAAAATGAAG AGTTATAGTGAAGTGGCCAACCACATCCTTGACACAGCAGCCATTTCAAATTGGGCTTTCATTCCAGACAAAAATACCAGCTCAGATTTGTTGCAGTCAGTGAATCTGTTTGCAAGGCAACTCCACATCCACAATGAATCTGAGAACATTGCGGATGAACTCTTCATTCAGGCAAAAGGGCTTCTCATCAACCACAATACCTCAGAGAAAAAGTTCAATTTCTCTGTGAGCATGAACAATACAACAGAGGGTATCTTAGGAGTAATAGAAATTCCCAGACAAGAGCTGTGGAAGCTGCCACCAAATGCATCCCAAGCCATCAGCATAGCTTTTCCCACGTTGGGGGCCATATTGAAGGAAGTCCACTTGCAAAATGTGAGTCTTCCTAGACCTGTAAATGGTCTCGTCCTTTCAGTGATTTTACCAGAACAATTGAAGCAAGTCTTATTCACCTTTGAGAAGATCAACAAGTCCCAGAATGCCAGGGCCCACTGTGTTGGCTGGCACTCCAGGAAAAGGAGGTGGGACGAGAATGCATGTGAAACCACATTGGAGATCATGAACAAAGTGAAATGCTTGTGTAACTACACCAACATGGTGATGTCCTTTTCAATTCTAATGTCCCCCAAATCTATAGAAAATAAAGTCCTGGACTACAtcacctgcattgggctcagcaTCTCCATCGTTAGCCTGATTCTTTGCCTGATCATTGAAGCCGTGGTGTGGTCCCGGGTGGTTGTGACAGAGATATCATACATGCGTCATGTGTGCATCGTGAACATAGCTGTGTCACTCCTGATTGCTAATGTGTGGTTCATCATAAACTCTAACTTTTACAAAAAGGTCCAGGACTCCAACTGGTGTGTTGCACTGACATTTTTCAGCCActttttctacctctctctgtttttctggaTGTTCTTCAAAGCACTGCTCATCATCTATGGGATATTGGTTGTTTTCCGTAGGATGATGAAGTCCCGCATGATGGCCATTGGCTTTGCCATTGGCTATGGGTGCCCCTTGATCATTGCTGGCACCACAGTTGCTGTCACAGTGCCAGAGAAAGGCTACATGAGACCTGATGCTTGTTGGCTTAACTGGGACAATACCAAAGCCCTTTTAGCATTTGCCATCCCAGCCTTGGTCATTGTGGCTGTGAATCTTGTGGTGGTTTTGGTTGTTGCTGTCAACACTCAGAGGCCCTCTATTGGAAGTTCCAAGTCTCAGGATCTGGCCATAATTATGAGGATCAGCAAAAATGTTGCCATCCTCACCCCGTTGTTGGGACTGACCTGGGGTTTTGGAATAGCTACACTTATAGAAGACACTTCCTTGATATTCCATATAATCTTTGCCCTCCTCAATGCTTTTCAG GGGTTCTTCATCCTGCTGTTTGGAACCATTATGGACCGCAAG ATAAGAGATGCTCTGAGGATGAGGATGTCTTCACTGAAGGGAAGATCAAGGGCCGCAGAG aatgCATCATTAAGCCCAACCAATGGATCTAAATTAATGAATCGTTGA
- the ADGRF4 gene encoding adhesion G protein-coupled receptor F4 isoform X2 — protein MESVAQGIRRNCPVDYACILDVVKSSEATSGNIAFIVELLRNISTDLSDNVTREKMKSYSEVANHILDTAAISNWAFIPDKNTSSDLLQSVNLFARQLHIHNESENIADELFIQAKGLLINHNTSEKKFNFSVSMNNTTEGILGVIEIPRQELWKLPPNASQAISIAFPTLGAILKEVHLQNVSLPRPVNGLVLSVILPEQLKQVLFTFEKINKSQNARAHCVGWHSRKRRWDENACETTLEIMNKVKCLCNYTNMVMSFSILMSPKSIENKVLDYITCIGLSISIVSLILCLIIEAVVWSRVVVTEISYMRHVCIVNIAVSLLIANVWFIINSNFYKKVQDSNWCVALTFFSHFFYLSLFFWMFFKALLIIYGILVVFRRMMKSRMMAIGFAIGYGCPLIIAGTTVAVTVPEKGYMRPDACWLNWDNTKALLAFAIPALVIVAVNLVVVLVVAVNTQRPSIGSSKSQDLAIIMRISKNVAILTPLLGLTWGFGIATLIEDTSLIFHIIFALLNAFQGFFILLFGTIMDRKIRDALRMRMSSLKGRSRAAENASLSPTNGSKLMNR, from the exons ATGGAGAGTGTAGCCCAAGGAATCCGCAGGAACTGTCCAGTTGACTATGCCTGCATCCTCGATGTTGTGAAATCATCAGAAGCCACATCTGGAAACATTGCATTTATAGTGGAgttattaagaaatatttctacAGATTTGTCTGATAATGTTACCCGAGAAAAAATGAAG AGTTATAGTGAAGTGGCCAACCACATCCTTGACACAGCAGCCATTTCAAATTGGGCTTTCATTCCAGACAAAAATACCAGCTCAGATTTGTTGCAGTCAGTGAATCTGTTTGCAAGGCAACTCCACATCCACAATGAATCTGAGAACATTGCGGATGAACTCTTCATTCAGGCAAAAGGGCTTCTCATCAACCACAATACCTCAGAGAAAAAGTTCAATTTCTCTGTGAGCATGAACAATACAACAGAGGGTATCTTAGGAGTAATAGAAATTCCCAGACAAGAGCTGTGGAAGCTGCCACCAAATGCATCCCAAGCCATCAGCATAGCTTTTCCCACGTTGGGGGCCATATTGAAGGAAGTCCACTTGCAAAATGTGAGTCTTCCTAGACCTGTAAATGGTCTCGTCCTTTCAGTGATTTTACCAGAACAATTGAAGCAAGTCTTATTCACCTTTGAGAAGATCAACAAGTCCCAGAATGCCAGGGCCCACTGTGTTGGCTGGCACTCCAGGAAAAGGAGGTGGGACGAGAATGCATGTGAAACCACATTGGAGATCATGAACAAAGTGAAATGCTTGTGTAACTACACCAACATGGTGATGTCCTTTTCAATTCTAATGTCCCCCAAATCTATAGAAAATAAAGTCCTGGACTACAtcacctgcattgggctcagcaTCTCCATCGTTAGCCTGATTCTTTGCCTGATCATTGAAGCCGTGGTGTGGTCCCGGGTGGTTGTGACAGAGATATCATACATGCGTCATGTGTGCATCGTGAACATAGCTGTGTCACTCCTGATTGCTAATGTGTGGTTCATCATAAACTCTAACTTTTACAAAAAGGTCCAGGACTCCAACTGGTGTGTTGCACTGACATTTTTCAGCCActttttctacctctctctgtttttctggaTGTTCTTCAAAGCACTGCTCATCATCTATGGGATATTGGTTGTTTTCCGTAGGATGATGAAGTCCCGCATGATGGCCATTGGCTTTGCCATTGGCTATGGGTGCCCCTTGATCATTGCTGGCACCACAGTTGCTGTCACAGTGCCAGAGAAAGGCTACATGAGACCTGATGCTTGTTGGCTTAACTGGGACAATACCAAAGCCCTTTTAGCATTTGCCATCCCAGCCTTGGTCATTGTGGCTGTGAATCTTGTGGTGGTTTTGGTTGTTGCTGTCAACACTCAGAGGCCCTCTATTGGAAGTTCCAAGTCTCAGGATCTGGCCATAATTATGAGGATCAGCAAAAATGTTGCCATCCTCACCCCGTTGTTGGGACTGACCTGGGGTTTTGGAATAGCTACACTTATAGAAGACACTTCCTTGATATTCCATATAATCTTTGCCCTCCTCAATGCTTTTCAG GGGTTCTTCATCCTGCTGTTTGGAACCATTATGGACCGCAAG ATAAGAGATGCTCTGAGGATGAGGATGTCTTCACTGAAGGGAAGATCAAGGGCCGCAGAG aatgCATCATTAAGCCCAACCAATGGATCTAAATTAATGAATCGTTGA